One part of the Runella rosea genome encodes these proteins:
- a CDS encoding response regulator transcription factor — protein sequence MTPPIKIFLADANFLFIEGLSVMLSTIADFELAGMTRNASETLHQVQQVQNDIILVDANFFFQGHCTFGQHLREVHRGKILVLHDAISVSCLKKITSLADGFLSKTASRHQLCDSILAVVEGRFIKQIKGSLFASLNSTFQQELVSRYELTPREVEVIRLIALEFLSVEIAQKLCVSEHTVDTYRKNITKKLNVRNVAGIVNFAHRWQLV from the coding sequence ATGACACCTCCTATTAAAATTTTCCTAGCCGATGCTAATTTTCTCTTTATTGAAGGGCTCTCAGTAATGCTCTCTACAATCGCAGATTTTGAGCTAGCGGGTATGACACGCAATGCCTCTGAAACACTTCATCAAGTACAACAAGTCCAAAACGACATCATATTGGTTGATGCCAACTTTTTCTTTCAAGGGCATTGCACGTTCGGCCAACACCTGCGAGAAGTGCACAGAGGTAAAATCCTGGTGCTACATGATGCAATATCTGTAAGTTGCCTAAAAAAAATTACCTCATTAGCCGATGGTTTTTTATCAAAAACTGCCTCACGCCACCAACTGTGTGATAGTATCCTTGCAGTAGTTGAGGGGCGCTTCATTAAGCAAATTAAGGGCTCCCTTTTCGCATCTTTGAATAGTACTTTTCAGCAAGAATTGGTAAGTCGATACGAGCTCACACCCCGTGAAGTAGAAGTAATAAGACTCATTGCATTGGAGTTCTTATCGGTAGAAATTGCTCAAAAATTGTGCGTGAGTGAACATACGGTAGATACCTATCGCAAAAACATTACAAAAAAACTCAATGTCCGCAATGTAGCGGGCATCGTAAATTTTGCCCATCGCTGGCAGCTTGTTTGA
- a CDS encoding phosphotransferase family protein, whose product MLFLEDVFSYHNFGSICDSIPKFYAYDATNQIIITEYKANSISFKNLIGKSHLSVLFSEVGFLLTVLHQLPMSERTKYSSFVPWFFTEKDKFRTELLLKDLNQTPILDDFDDFNFFEIIRSCEHIWQNNCYVHGDLKLDNILFQRTSKKIYLTDWETFGMGDALWDLSFLLSQLITSYVIENKLILLGRFIPLDSFLDNGLLLRDVRSLLKSYDLSESQFVKLNLFTAVNIIIYVLETIKYKNLGLKSKELVGLAKRMISEPHTYISIIK is encoded by the coding sequence GTGCTGTTTCTGGAGGATGTCTTTTCTTATCACAACTTCGGCAGTATCTGCGACTCTATTCCCAAGTTTTATGCCTATGACGCTACTAATCAAATTATTATTACTGAATACAAAGCCAATTCTATCTCCTTCAAAAATTTGATTGGTAAATCGCACTTAAGTGTCTTGTTTTCAGAAGTGGGATTCTTACTAACTGTCCTTCATCAACTACCAATGTCGGAAAGAACTAAGTATAGTTCTTTTGTTCCTTGGTTTTTTACAGAAAAGGATAAATTTAGGACTGAACTGCTACTGAAAGACCTGAATCAAACGCCTATATTGGATGATTTTGATGATTTCAACTTCTTTGAAATCATCAGATCATGCGAGCATATCTGGCAGAACAACTGCTACGTACACGGGGATTTGAAGTTGGACAATATATTATTCCAAAGAACTTCAAAAAAAATATACCTAACCGATTGGGAAACGTTTGGTATGGGAGATGCACTTTGGGACTTATCCTTCTTACTGTCGCAACTAATTACTAGCTACGTTATTGAAAATAAACTAATTCTTTTAGGACGATTTATTCCACTTGATTCTTTTCTGGATAATGGGCTACTCCTACGAGATGTCCGAAGCCTGCTCAAGTCCTACGATTTGTCGGAGTCTCAATTTGTCAAATTAAACTTATTTACAGCAGTAAATATCATCATATATGTGCTCGAAACAATTAAATACAAGAATTTAGGCTTGAAAAGCAAAGAGCTTGTAGGTCTGGCTAAACGCATGATTTCTGAGCCACATACATATATCTCCATCATCAAATGA
- a CDS encoding protein-glutamine glutaminase family protein: MTTRDVTTKELSLIFKFKDKDSGNIKLIFSENSNLFYVEHDNLKILEELDVPLEQEGNQFKNRFKVEFKETEVVKITKSAPNPSMTFEDEKPPTISVLEKSQLKEVIKLYKLLFTNLGKTSVKRRNGTKITFLDKPETDKGDCTLRADEIQKSLKKNNINCKKIFVIGQHLKTRSLVQDTKGFQNHVGVMITVRNGIREKMFVLDPFFDSNNYVTLTQWLDILTTGQDSTINAISIVSGHIINLKGSYIVNDIQSKLDQGTFSTTEALKIMADLMAKTGFN, translated from the coding sequence ATGACAACACGTGATGTAACCACCAAAGAACTATCTCTTATTTTTAAGTTTAAAGATAAGGATTCAGGGAATATAAAGCTTATTTTTAGCGAAAATTCAAATTTATTTTATGTTGAACATGACAATCTTAAAATATTAGAAGAACTGGATGTACCACTTGAACAAGAGGGAAATCAATTTAAAAATCGCTTCAAAGTTGAATTTAAAGAAACGGAAGTAGTGAAAATCACGAAAAGCGCCCCAAATCCATCTATGACGTTTGAAGATGAAAAACCCCCAACAATAAGTGTTTTAGAGAAAAGCCAGCTTAAAGAGGTGATAAAACTTTATAAGTTACTGTTTACAAATTTAGGAAAAACGTCGGTGAAGAGACGAAATGGCACTAAGATTACATTCCTTGATAAGCCCGAGACTGACAAAGGTGACTGTACACTAAGAGCGGATGAAATTCAAAAATCTTTAAAAAAAAATAACATTAATTGTAAAAAAATATTTGTAATAGGACAGCATTTAAAGACCAGAAGCTTAGTGCAAGATACAAAAGGATTTCAGAATCATGTTGGGGTAATGATTACGGTCAGAAATGGTATTCGAGAAAAAATGTTTGTTCTTGATCCATTCTTTGATAGTAACAATTACGTAACGCTGACGCAGTGGCTTGATATACTTACAACCGGGCAAGACTCGACAATCAATGCCATCAGCATTGTTTCGGGACATATAATAAATTTAAAAGGCAGCTATATAGTCAATGATATTCAAAGTAAACTTGACCAAGGGACGTTTTCTACTACTGAAGCATTAAAAATTATGGCCGACCTTATGGCAAAAACAGGGTTTAATTAA
- a CDS encoding ATP-binding protein, producing MKSELQKAKTDTALTKSYYGLAMDYYFPLARTDSLKRISKEISALNQKTNWPNGLYLEHLLNGAIAKLNGNFYEATQLYFQALRIAEQRKDNAQLARCNYELGNCYSLLEQLRVSTIHYQRAIKLSKLVNNQELLGWCCNNIAQDYAAQKKFTPALEYYREALSVFEKIDLLTGKANVLENLGTLFYLQSNYPKAEEYLLRSNKMFIQLNRSKYMIANNYVRLAETNLALNKTIKSIQYANKSIEIASENTYSELLMQAHDILYLSYKKLSRNAEALTHFEKKIYYQNLKNQDEKTRMINALKLDYENKKHLEINQLQKKELTLEKKVNFILKAGVITFIIFVLALLIVINKIKKQNRLIVFQRDEIKDLNVSLEKKVLERTHELSIANQELIKKNAEIEDAIFNGQKIERKRFASELHDNLGATLTSVKWRLEAINKHNLPPKEQRNYESIVESLKNVYSDVRFISHNLLPTELEREGLIGALSKLVSDINNSGKILIHIQNDGIELDKKVAFEVYNILMEILGNILKHADATFVKISLIKMNERFKVTVKDNGRGFDIDHTSNGVGIQNIKERAKSISADITFISKTDKGTEIIMIV from the coding sequence TTGAAATCAGAGCTACAGAAGGCTAAAACCGACACCGCCTTAACAAAAAGCTATTATGGGTTGGCAATGGACTATTATTTTCCTCTGGCTCGTACCGATTCTTTGAAACGTATATCAAAAGAAATCAGCGCGTTAAATCAAAAAACCAATTGGCCCAATGGCCTTTATTTGGAACATTTGTTGAATGGAGCCATTGCAAAGCTTAATGGCAATTTTTATGAAGCCACCCAACTGTATTTTCAAGCGCTCCGGATAGCCGAGCAGAGAAAAGATAATGCCCAACTTGCCAGATGTAATTATGAGCTGGGCAACTGTTATTCTCTACTGGAGCAGCTTCGTGTTTCTACGATTCACTATCAACGTGCTATCAAATTATCAAAACTTGTTAATAATCAAGAGCTGCTTGGTTGGTGTTGTAACAATATAGCACAAGATTATGCTGCACAAAAAAAATTCACTCCTGCATTAGAGTATTATAGGGAGGCATTGAGTGTATTCGAAAAAATTGACCTGTTGACTGGTAAAGCTAATGTTTTGGAAAATTTAGGCACTCTTTTTTACCTGCAATCTAACTATCCTAAGGCTGAAGAATATTTATTAAGATCGAATAAAATGTTCATCCAACTCAATCGCAGCAAGTACATGATCGCAAACAATTATGTGCGCCTTGCCGAAACAAATCTGGCTCTGAATAAAACAATAAAATCAATACAATATGCCAACAAGTCTATTGAAATTGCCTCCGAAAATACCTATTCGGAGTTGTTGATGCAAGCCCATGATATACTTTACTTATCCTATAAAAAGCTGAGCCGAAACGCTGAAGCACTTACCCATTTTGAGAAAAAGATATATTATCAAAACCTGAAAAATCAAGATGAAAAAACACGTATGATTAATGCTTTAAAGCTTGATTATGAAAATAAAAAACATCTGGAAATCAATCAATTGCAAAAAAAAGAACTTACCCTTGAAAAGAAAGTAAATTTTATTTTGAAGGCAGGAGTAATAACTTTTATCATATTTGTTTTGGCACTGCTTATCGTAATCAATAAAATTAAGAAACAAAACAGGCTTATTGTTTTCCAACGGGATGAAATCAAAGATCTGAATGTTTCCTTGGAAAAAAAGGTATTGGAACGTACTCATGAACTTTCAATAGCTAATCAGGAACTGATTAAGAAAAATGCGGAGATTGAAGATGCAATCTTCAACGGACAAAAAATTGAGCGTAAGCGATTTGCATCGGAACTCCATGACAATTTGGGCGCTACACTAACCAGCGTAAAGTGGCGTTTGGAGGCTATCAACAAACATAATCTTCCGCCGAAAGAGCAGAGAAACTATGAAAGTATCGTGGAATCTCTCAAAAATGTGTACTCTGACGTTAGGTTTATTTCCCACAATCTACTGCCTACTGAGCTGGAACGGGAGGGTTTGATAGGTGCTCTTTCCAAACTTGTCAGCGATATTAATAATAGCGGAAAAATATTGATTCACATCCAAAACGACGGGATAGAATTGGATAAAAAAGTGGCGTTTGAGGTGTACAATATTTTAATGGAAATACTTGGCAATATCCTGAAACATGCGGATGCAACGTTCGTTAAAATCAGTTTAATAAAAATGAACGAACGATTTAAGGTAACTGTAAAAGATAATGGCCGTGGTTTTGACATTGATCATACGAGCAATGGGGTAGGAATACAGAATATCAAAGAACGAGCCAAATCAATCAGTGCCGATATCACTTTTATAAGTAAAACAGACAAAGGCACTGAAATTATCATGATTGTTTGA